The proteins below are encoded in one region of Oryzias melastigma strain HK-1 linkage group LG7, ASM292280v2, whole genome shotgun sequence:
- the LOC118599004 gene encoding NLR family CARD domain-containing protein 3-like, with amino-acid sequence LMKITENFLRRMKQEELADRLQSSKRISLKKKFQCVFEGIAKAGNPTLLNEIYTELYITEGGTGELNEEHEVRQIEAASRKADRAETSIRQEELFQLPAGRQEPIRTVMTKGVAGIGKTVLTQKFTLDWAEGKANQNIHFTFPFTFRELNVLKEEKFSLVELVHHFFPETKEAGICSFEDFQVIFIFDGLDECRLPLDFHKTRILNDPRKSTSVGDLLTNLIRGNLLPSARLWITTRPAAANQIPAECVDMVTEVRGFNDPQKEEYFRKRFRDEEQASRIISHIKRSRSLHIMCHIPVFCWITATVLEDLLKSREGGELPKSLTEMYIHFLVVQAKVKKVKYDGGAETDPHWSPESRKMMKSLGKLAFEQLQKGNLIFYESDLTECGIDIRAASVYSGVFTQIFREERGLYQDKVFCFIHLSVQEFLAALHVHLTFFTSGLNLMEEERKMYWFSKFFQNPSVQFYQRSVKEALLSPNGHLDLFLRFLLGLSLQTNQSLLRGLMTQTGSSSQTNQETVQFIKEKISEDLSAEKSINLFHCLNELNDGSLVEEIRQFLRSGYLYRHKLSPAQWSALVFILLSSEEDLEVFDLKKYSRSEETLLRMLPVIKVSNKALLRDCNLSERSCAALSSVLSSQSSRLRYLDLSNNYLQDSGVKLLSVGLQSPHCKLETLRRFVMMALGVEKRPGFTGPTRCALSMTGLAVRVSPNAMGS; translated from the exons ctgatgaagatcacagagaacttcctgaggagaatgaagcaggaggagctggctgatcgactgcagagcagtaagaggatttctctgaag AAGAAgttccagtgtgtgtttgagggaatcgctaaagcaggaaacccaacccttctgaatgagatctacacagagctctacatcacagagggaggaactggagagctgaatgaagaacatgaggtcagacagattgaagcagcatccaggaaagcagacagagcagaaaccagcatcagacaagaagagctctttcaactcccagctggaagacaagaaccaatcagaaccgtgatgacaaagggagtggctggcatcgggaaaacagtcttaacacagaagttcactctggactgggctgaaggcaaagccaaccagaacatccacttcacatttccattcactttcagagagctgaatgtgctgaaagaggagaagttcagcttggtggaacttgttcatcacttcttccctgaaaccaaagaagcaggaatctgcagctttgaagacttccaggtcatcttcatctttgatggtctggatgagtgTCGACTTCCTCTGGACTTCCACAAGACTCGGATCCTAAATGACCCTAGAAAGTCCACCTCAGTGGGTGATCTGCTGACAAACCTCATCAGGGGgaacctgcttccctctgctcgcctctggataaccacacgacctgcagcagccaatcagatccctgctgagtgtgttgacatggtgacagaggtcagagggttcaatgatccacagaaggaggagtacttcaggaagagattcagagatgaagagcaggccagcaggatcatctcccacatcaagagatcccgaagcctccacatcatgtgccacatcccagtcttctgctggatcactgctacagttctggaggatctgctgaagagcagagagggaggagagctgcccaagagcctgactgagatgtacatccacttcctggtggttcaggccaaagtcaagaaggtcaagtatgatggaggagctgagacagatcctcactggagtccagagagcaggaagatgatgaagtctctgggaaaactggcttttgagcagctgcagaaaggaaacctgatcttctatgaatccgacctgacagagtgtggcatcgatatcagagcagcctcagtgtactcaggagtgttcacacagatctttagagaggagagaggcctgtaccaggacaaggtgttctgcttcatccatctgagtgttcaggagtttctggctgctcttcatgtccACCTGACCTTCTTCACCTCTGGACTCAACCTCATGGAGGAAGAGCGGAAAATGTATTGGTTTTCTAAATTTTTTCAAAACCCTTCTGTCCAGTTCTATCAGAGATCAGTGAAGGAGGCTTTATTGAGTCCAAACGGACACCTGGACTTgttcctccgcttcctcctgggtctttcaCTGCAGACCAATCAGAGTCTCCTACGAGGTCTGATgactcagacaggaagtagctcacagaccaatcaggaaacagtccagttcatcaaggagaagatcagtgaggatctgtctgcagagaaaagcatcaacctgttccactgtctgaatgaactgaatgatggttctctAGTGGAGGAGATCCGACAGTTCCTGAGGTCAGGATATCTCTACAGACATaaactgtctcctgctcagtggtctgctctggtcttcatcttactgtcatcagaaGAGGATCTGGAAGTCTTTGACCTGAAGAAATACTCTCGTTCAGAGGAGACTCTTCTGAGGATGCTGCCAGTGATCAAAGTCTCCAACAAAGCTCT actgagagactgtaatctgtcagagagaagctgtgcagctctgtctTCAGTTCTCAGCTCTCAGTCCTCCAGACTCAGATATCTAGATCTGAGTAACAActacctgcaggattcaggagtgaagcttcTGTCTGTTGGACTCCAGAGTCCACACTGTAAACTGGAGACTCTCAG GAGATTTGTGATGATGGCTCTGGGGGTGGAGAAGCGACCTGGATTCACCGGGCCAACACGGTGCGCTCTTTCAATGACAGGGCTGGCAGTGAGGGTATCTCCCAACGCCATGGGGAGCTAG